One window of Calonectris borealis chromosome 28, bCalBor7.hap1.2, whole genome shotgun sequence genomic DNA carries:
- the C28H19orf44 gene encoding uncharacterized protein C19orf44 homolog isoform X3, whose amino-acid sequence MAAIARAQRAPAGGGQGHSDAPRRRTITAGRSVLPRSCSDLSAVDTELEKTGRAPFCQSRFLKVRNENVRGSQWCQTSGSAVQTVSRHVVKSIPGSASHTRSSSALRKVAQLESKIMNRKKQMELQKTDLGQKPLDEESFSSASSHEHSARGKKYLKNYATASGNMTLSNACSKEEESIQSPKKNVMVKQQLDLDSDEEEMRQLVESSLEFCSGNENQSVVASDSKRGGKSKTPVSSGMPPPSHKEISLTEVSKTSSFHSEDSEKNVFGKVNSPTPSPAGRNLSVQHNTRSQSLSSSMKDNTVKITLPRTGNTKQSQISLESDRSEIKSLDELFSKAADAEDSISSSSNDFRLNILSLDDLAPNVTSETGELKQKGTDIQITQESNRNPKKDTFLVEKDQVSLKISAATGVNDASEGDIEKTVTEAEISEHLSGVSADFPRHKQDYFDHDEGTVNSEYSEDFERSLSTTDGESKMSEEHSESCTYSGKHLSSASSPLFTRERHDRIRRVTVKETAVQTADPPFTYCWSKTNASAALDPPVGNSYIDPVSIASHVISTDAVEALTAYSPSVLVLNAMLKQQLVLTQQFVKNIHHLHVSLVESLENEKFHYHTLEEAKEYIKNHKSPPLTIEQAREEIRKAQEEKLL is encoded by the exons ATGGCTGCGATCGCTCGGGCGCAGAGGGCGCCGGCGGGCGGAGGGCAG GGACACAGCGATGCTCCCCGCAGGAGAACCATCACAGCCGGGCGCAGCGTCCTTCCTCGCTCCTGTAGTGACCTCTCTGCGGTTGACACAGAGTTGGAGAAAACTGGAAGAGCTCCGTTCTGCCAGAGCAGATTCCTAAAGGTGCGCAACGAAAACGTACGTGGAAGCCAATGGTGCCAGACATCGGGAAGCGCTGTGCAGACGGTGAGCAGACATGTAGTAAAGAGCATTCCGGGTAGCGCTTCCCACACACGGTCAAGCTCAGCTCTGAGGAAAGTGGCACAACTAGAGAGCAAAATCATGAATCGAAAAAAGCAGATGGAATTGCAAAAGACTGACTTGGGCCAGAAGCCTTTGGATGAAGAGTCCTTCTCATCTGCTTCCAGTCATGAACACAGTGCAAGGGGCAAGAAATATCTGAAGAATTATGCTACCGCCAGTGGAAATATGACCCTCAGTAATGCCTGTTCTAAGGAAGAGGAAAGCATCCAAAGCCCTAAAAAGAATGTTATGGTTAAACAGCAGCTTGATTTAGATAGCGATGAAGAGGAGATGAGACAATTGGTGGAAAGCTCTTTGGAGTTTTGCAGTGGAAATGAGAATCAGAGTGTTGTTGCAAGTGATTCTAAACGGGGTGGAAAG AGTAAGACTCCAGTTTCATCAGGAATGCCTCCTCCGTCTCATAAGGAAATTTCACTGACAGAGGTATCTAAAACATCTTCTTTTCATAGCGAAGACTcggagaaaaatgtttttggtaaAGTTAATTCACCAACACCTTCACCAGCCGGCAGAAACCTGTCAGTACAACATAATACGAGATCTCAATCGCTGTCTTCTTCCATGAAAGACAATACTGTAAAGATTACTCTGCCTAGAACAGGCAACACGAAGCAAAGCCAGATATCACTTGAAAGTGacagaagtgaaataaaatcaTTAGATgaattgttttcaaaagcagcagatgcAGAAGATTCCATTAGCAGCAGCTCAAATG ACTTCAGACTGAATATCCTGAGCCTTGATGATTTGGCACCAAACGTCACCAGTGAGACAGGAGAATTAAAGCAGAAA GGGACAGACATTCAAATTACTCAAGAATCAAACAGAAATCCAAAAAAAGATACATTCCTGGTAGAAAAGGACCAAGTGTCTCTTAAAATAAGTGCAGCAACTGGTGTGAATGATGCTTCTGAAGGGGATATTGAAAAAACTGTGACTGAAGCTGAAATCTCTGAGCATTTAAGCGGAGTTTCTGCAGATTTCCCTAGACACAAACAGGATTATTTCGATCATGATGAGGGAACTGTTAATTCAGAATATTCTGAAGACTTTGAAAGGTCTCTGTCTACAACAGATGGGGAATCGAAAATGTCAGAGGAACATTCTGAGAGCTGCACGTATTCTGGGAAACACCTGTCTTCAGCATCGTCACCTTTATTTACCAGAGAGCGGCATGACCGCATACGCAGAGTAACTGTCAAAGAAACGGCGGTTCAGACAGCGGATCCTCCATTCACCTATTGCTGGTCAAAGA CAAACGCCTCTGCAGCACTTGACCCACCTGTAGGAAATAGCTACATTGATCCAGTATCTATTGCCAGTCACGTCATCAGCACGGATGCAGTAGAAG CCTTGACAGCATACAGCCCGTCAGTTCTTGTTTTAAACGCCATGTTGAAACAGCAGTTGGTGTTGACTCAGCAGTTTGTAAAGAACATTCACCACCTTCACGTCTCCCTGGTGGAGTCGTTAGAGAATGAGAAGTTCCACTACCATACCCTGGAAGAGGCTAAAGAG TACATCAAGAATCATAAATCCCCACCTCTAACAATTGAGCAAGCACGTGAAGAAATTCGGAAAGCACAGGAGGAAAAACTGCTTTGA
- the C28H19orf44 gene encoding uncharacterized protein C19orf44 homolog isoform X1 yields MAAIARAQRAPAGGGQGHSDAPRRRTITAGRSVLPRSCSDLSAVDTELEKTGRAPFCQSRFLKVRNENVRGSQWCQTSGSAVQTVSRHVVKSIPGSASHTRSSSALRKVAQLESKIMNRKKQMELQKTDLGQKPLDEESFSSASSHEHSARGKKYLKNYATASGNMTLSNACSKEEESIQSPKKNVMVKQQLDLDSDEEEMRQLVESSLEFCSGNENQSVVASDSKRGGKSKTPVSSGMPPPSHKEISLTEVSKTSSFHSEDSEKNVFGKVNSPTPSPAGRNLSVQHNTRSQSLSSSMKDNTVKITLPRTGNTKQSQISLESDRSEIKSLDELFSKAADAEDSISSSSNDFRLNILSLDDLAPNVTSETGELKQKGTDIQITQESNRNPKKDTFLVEKDQVSLKISAATGVNDASEGDIEKTVTEAEISEHLSGVSADFPRHKQDYFDHDEGTVNSEYSEDFERSLSTTDGESKMSEEHSESCTYSGKHLSSASSPLFTRERHDRIRRVTVKETAVQTADPPFTYCWSKTNASAALDPPVGNSYIDPVSIASHVISTDAVEALTAYSPSVLVLNAMLKQQLVLTQQFVKNIHHLHVSLVESLENEKFHYHTLEEAKEVFTID; encoded by the exons ATGGCTGCGATCGCTCGGGCGCAGAGGGCGCCGGCGGGCGGAGGGCAG GGACACAGCGATGCTCCCCGCAGGAGAACCATCACAGCCGGGCGCAGCGTCCTTCCTCGCTCCTGTAGTGACCTCTCTGCGGTTGACACAGAGTTGGAGAAAACTGGAAGAGCTCCGTTCTGCCAGAGCAGATTCCTAAAGGTGCGCAACGAAAACGTACGTGGAAGCCAATGGTGCCAGACATCGGGAAGCGCTGTGCAGACGGTGAGCAGACATGTAGTAAAGAGCATTCCGGGTAGCGCTTCCCACACACGGTCAAGCTCAGCTCTGAGGAAAGTGGCACAACTAGAGAGCAAAATCATGAATCGAAAAAAGCAGATGGAATTGCAAAAGACTGACTTGGGCCAGAAGCCTTTGGATGAAGAGTCCTTCTCATCTGCTTCCAGTCATGAACACAGTGCAAGGGGCAAGAAATATCTGAAGAATTATGCTACCGCCAGTGGAAATATGACCCTCAGTAATGCCTGTTCTAAGGAAGAGGAAAGCATCCAAAGCCCTAAAAAGAATGTTATGGTTAAACAGCAGCTTGATTTAGATAGCGATGAAGAGGAGATGAGACAATTGGTGGAAAGCTCTTTGGAGTTTTGCAGTGGAAATGAGAATCAGAGTGTTGTTGCAAGTGATTCTAAACGGGGTGGAAAG AGTAAGACTCCAGTTTCATCAGGAATGCCTCCTCCGTCTCATAAGGAAATTTCACTGACAGAGGTATCTAAAACATCTTCTTTTCATAGCGAAGACTcggagaaaaatgtttttggtaaAGTTAATTCACCAACACCTTCACCAGCCGGCAGAAACCTGTCAGTACAACATAATACGAGATCTCAATCGCTGTCTTCTTCCATGAAAGACAATACTGTAAAGATTACTCTGCCTAGAACAGGCAACACGAAGCAAAGCCAGATATCACTTGAAAGTGacagaagtgaaataaaatcaTTAGATgaattgttttcaaaagcagcagatgcAGAAGATTCCATTAGCAGCAGCTCAAATG ACTTCAGACTGAATATCCTGAGCCTTGATGATTTGGCACCAAACGTCACCAGTGAGACAGGAGAATTAAAGCAGAAA GGGACAGACATTCAAATTACTCAAGAATCAAACAGAAATCCAAAAAAAGATACATTCCTGGTAGAAAAGGACCAAGTGTCTCTTAAAATAAGTGCAGCAACTGGTGTGAATGATGCTTCTGAAGGGGATATTGAAAAAACTGTGACTGAAGCTGAAATCTCTGAGCATTTAAGCGGAGTTTCTGCAGATTTCCCTAGACACAAACAGGATTATTTCGATCATGATGAGGGAACTGTTAATTCAGAATATTCTGAAGACTTTGAAAGGTCTCTGTCTACAACAGATGGGGAATCGAAAATGTCAGAGGAACATTCTGAGAGCTGCACGTATTCTGGGAAACACCTGTCTTCAGCATCGTCACCTTTATTTACCAGAGAGCGGCATGACCGCATACGCAGAGTAACTGTCAAAGAAACGGCGGTTCAGACAGCGGATCCTCCATTCACCTATTGCTGGTCAAAGA CAAACGCCTCTGCAGCACTTGACCCACCTGTAGGAAATAGCTACATTGATCCAGTATCTATTGCCAGTCACGTCATCAGCACGGATGCAGTAGAAG CCTTGACAGCATACAGCCCGTCAGTTCTTGTTTTAAACGCCATGTTGAAACAGCAGTTGGTGTTGACTCAGCAGTTTGTAAAGAACATTCACCACCTTCACGTCTCCCTGGTGGAGTCGTTAGAGAATGAGAAGTTCCACTACCATACCCTGGAAGAGGCTAAAGAGGTATTTACAATAGACTAG
- the C28H19orf44 gene encoding uncharacterized protein C19orf44 homolog isoform X2 yields the protein MAAIARAQRAPAGGGQGHSDAPRRRTITAGRSVLPRSCSDLSAVDTELEKTGRAPFCQSRFLKVRNENVRGSQWCQTSGSAVQTVSRHVVKSIPGSASHTRSSSALRKVAQLESKIMNRKKQMELQKTDLGQKPLDEESFSSASSHEHSARGKKYLKNYATASGNMTLSNACSKEEESIQSPKKNVMVKQQLDLDSDEEEMRQLVESSLEFCSGNENQSVVASDSKRGGKSKTPVSSGMPPPSHKEISLTEVSKTSSFHSEDSEKNVFGKVNSPTPSPAGRNLSVQHNTRSQSLSSSMKDNTVKITLPRTGNTKQSQISLESDRSEIKSLDELFSKAADAEDSISSSSNDFRLNILSLDDLAPNVTSETGELKQKGTDIQITQESNRNPKKDTFLVEKDQVSLKISAATGVNDASEGDIEKTVTEAEISEHLSGVSADFPRHKQDYFDHDEGTVNSEYSEDFERSLSTTDGESKMSEEHSESCTYSGKHLSSASSPLFTRERHDRIRRVTVKETAVQTADPPFTYCWSKRLEKIPSTMACEVNMSEETVAVIERF from the exons ATGGCTGCGATCGCTCGGGCGCAGAGGGCGCCGGCGGGCGGAGGGCAG GGACACAGCGATGCTCCCCGCAGGAGAACCATCACAGCCGGGCGCAGCGTCCTTCCTCGCTCCTGTAGTGACCTCTCTGCGGTTGACACAGAGTTGGAGAAAACTGGAAGAGCTCCGTTCTGCCAGAGCAGATTCCTAAAGGTGCGCAACGAAAACGTACGTGGAAGCCAATGGTGCCAGACATCGGGAAGCGCTGTGCAGACGGTGAGCAGACATGTAGTAAAGAGCATTCCGGGTAGCGCTTCCCACACACGGTCAAGCTCAGCTCTGAGGAAAGTGGCACAACTAGAGAGCAAAATCATGAATCGAAAAAAGCAGATGGAATTGCAAAAGACTGACTTGGGCCAGAAGCCTTTGGATGAAGAGTCCTTCTCATCTGCTTCCAGTCATGAACACAGTGCAAGGGGCAAGAAATATCTGAAGAATTATGCTACCGCCAGTGGAAATATGACCCTCAGTAATGCCTGTTCTAAGGAAGAGGAAAGCATCCAAAGCCCTAAAAAGAATGTTATGGTTAAACAGCAGCTTGATTTAGATAGCGATGAAGAGGAGATGAGACAATTGGTGGAAAGCTCTTTGGAGTTTTGCAGTGGAAATGAGAATCAGAGTGTTGTTGCAAGTGATTCTAAACGGGGTGGAAAG AGTAAGACTCCAGTTTCATCAGGAATGCCTCCTCCGTCTCATAAGGAAATTTCACTGACAGAGGTATCTAAAACATCTTCTTTTCATAGCGAAGACTcggagaaaaatgtttttggtaaAGTTAATTCACCAACACCTTCACCAGCCGGCAGAAACCTGTCAGTACAACATAATACGAGATCTCAATCGCTGTCTTCTTCCATGAAAGACAATACTGTAAAGATTACTCTGCCTAGAACAGGCAACACGAAGCAAAGCCAGATATCACTTGAAAGTGacagaagtgaaataaaatcaTTAGATgaattgttttcaaaagcagcagatgcAGAAGATTCCATTAGCAGCAGCTCAAATG ACTTCAGACTGAATATCCTGAGCCTTGATGATTTGGCACCAAACGTCACCAGTGAGACAGGAGAATTAAAGCAGAAA GGGACAGACATTCAAATTACTCAAGAATCAAACAGAAATCCAAAAAAAGATACATTCCTGGTAGAAAAGGACCAAGTGTCTCTTAAAATAAGTGCAGCAACTGGTGTGAATGATGCTTCTGAAGGGGATATTGAAAAAACTGTGACTGAAGCTGAAATCTCTGAGCATTTAAGCGGAGTTTCTGCAGATTTCCCTAGACACAAACAGGATTATTTCGATCATGATGAGGGAACTGTTAATTCAGAATATTCTGAAGACTTTGAAAGGTCTCTGTCTACAACAGATGGGGAATCGAAAATGTCAGAGGAACATTCTGAGAGCTGCACGTATTCTGGGAAACACCTGTCTTCAGCATCGTCACCTTTATTTACCAGAGAGCGGCATGACCGCATACGCAGAGTAACTGTCAAAGAAACGGCGGTTCAGACAGCGGATCCTCCATTCACCTATTGCTGGTCAAAGA GGTTAGAAAAGATACCTTCCACAATGGCATGTGAGGTGAACATGAGTGAAGAAACTGTGGCGGTCATAGAACGATTTTAG
- the CALR3 gene encoding LOW QUALITY PROTEIN: calreticulin-3 (The sequence of the model RefSeq protein was modified relative to this genomic sequence to represent the inferred CDS: inserted 1 base in 1 codon; substituted 1 base at 1 genomic stop codon) → MAAATGPRRRGGRAPAVVALRLAVLLGAALGSTRATVFFQERFLDGGWARAGGEKRGVTAVCVSWWGGNPLTLPCLLTPRSCWRWPRGTANWQKRWMNSECKADLGKFKLPAGKFYGDPVQDEGLQTSENCKFYAISSQFKPFSNKGKTLVIQYTVKHEQKIDCGAGYVKIFSSNLDQKNLGGDSHYYIMFGEFIFFKGGCGNGTDICGSETKKVNVILNXKNKPHPIKKLIRCKVDRYTHLYTLIIRPDQTYEVKIDNKMVASGNLEDGLDFLLPRKINDPTVRKPTDWDDQIQTDDPNNIKPEGWNEPEYIMDXAEKPEDWDDAANGEWHYPMVKNPLYRGEWKPRQIDNYRGVWPHPQIDNPHYSPDLSIYSCENISIIGLEIWQVRAGTIFDNFLITDDEVYAEDFGDETWGETKGPEKEMNIKQTEEEQERERVTEEKYFEQRFKKKLERKKESGKDRAVRDTIEKEEL, encoded by the exons ATGGCGGCCGCCACCGGGCCGAGAAGGCGCGGTGGGAGAGCCCCGGCCGTCGTCGCGCTGAGGCTGGCCGTGCTCCTCGGGGCCGCGCTGGGCTCCACCCGGGCCACGGTGTTTTTCCAGGAGCGGTTTCTGGACGGAGGTTGGGCGAGGGCAGGGGGGGAAAAGCGGGGGGTAACGGCTGTCTGTGTGAGCTGGTGGGGAGGGAACCCCCTCACCCTACCGTGCTTATTGACCCCGCGCTCGTGTTGGCGCTGGCCTCGCGGGACAGCCAACTGGCAGAAGAGGTGGATGAATTCTGAGTGCAAGGCAGACCTTGGGAAGTTTAAACTCCCTGCAGGGAAGTTTTACGGAGATCCAGTGCAAGATGaag GTCTACAAACTAGTGAAAATTGTAAATTTTATGCTATCTCCTCACAATTTAAACCATTTAGTAACAAAGGGAAGACTCTGGTCATTCAGTATACTGTGAAGCATGAGCAGAAGATAGATTGTGGTGCGGGATATGTTAAGATTTTTTCCTCAAACTTGGATCAGAAGAACCTAGGTGGAGATTCACATTATTACATCATGTTTGGGGAGTTTATA TTCTTCAAAGGTGGTTGTGGAAATg GGACAGATATTTGTGGATCTGAGACAAAGAAAgtcaatgttattttaaattagaaGAATAAACCCCATCCAATCAAGAAACTGATCAGATGCAAA GTTGACAGGTATACACATCTATATACTTTGATTATAAGGCCAGATCAGACTTATGAAGTAAAAATTGATAACAAAATGGTTGCATCTGGCAACTTAGAAGATGGTTTAGATTTTTTGCTACCGAGGAAAATTAATGATCCAACAGTGAGGAAACCCACTGACTGGGATGATCAAATCCAAACTGATGATCCAAATAACATCAAACCTGAG GGTTGGAATGAACCTGAATACATCATGG ATGCTGAGAAACCTGAAGATTGGGATGATGCTGCGAATGGAGAATGGCATTATCCTATGGTCAAGAATCCTTTATACAGA GGGGAATGGAAACCAAGGCAGATTGATAATTATAGAGGGGTTTGGCCTCATCCACAGATTGACAATCCACATTACTCGCCAGACCTCAGTATCTACAGCTGTGAAAATATTAGCATCATTGGACTAGAGATCTGGCAG GTGAGAGCTGGCACAATTTTTGACAACTTCTTGATAACAGATGATGAGGTTTATGCAGAAGACTTTGGAGATGAAACATGGGGAGAAACGAAG GGTCCTGAAAAGGAAATGAATATAAAGCAGACTGaggaagagcaggagagagaaagggttacagaagaaaaatactttgagcAACGATTTAAGAAAaagctagagagaaaaaaagaatctggaAAGGACAGAGCAGTGAGGGACACTATTGAGAAAGAAGAGCTTTAA